One stretch of Lentisphaerota bacterium DNA includes these proteins:
- a CDS encoding glycosyltransferase gives MEILHIVAGLPPGGGIAESVPALCRHLQRQGHTVVLATVARADERLSEAVGRAEQTGVRVVRFRPSHPHFLFFSWEMLLGLGRFVRDADVVHVHSNWTFPVWWGCWCARRAGKKLVMSPRGCLDSVRLRHSAWKKRLAGILDQFFLRRADVVHVTCGAEAAGVERYLGGGPRIVVISNGVEVDAFEGEKRREDVDRRCPECGGKRVALFLSRLHPLKGLDLLVAAWKEAAEAFDDWHLLIAGPDENGYQGTIERMVQRAGIASRVTFCGPLYGDERAAVMRAVDLFVLPTRHENFGMVVPEALASGVPVICTKGAPWGELVTARCGWWVEVGVEPLAEALREAMALGDEERREMGRQGRRLVQARYT, from the coding sequence ATGGAGATTCTTCACATTGTCGCGGGATTACCACCGGGTGGCGGGATCGCGGAATCGGTGCCGGCGCTGTGTCGGCATCTGCAGCGGCAGGGGCACACGGTAGTGCTGGCGACGGTCGCGCGGGCGGATGAACGGCTGTCGGAGGCGGTGGGGCGGGCGGAGCAGACAGGGGTGCGGGTGGTGCGGTTCAGGCCGAGTCACCCGCATTTTTTGTTTTTCTCATGGGAGATGTTGCTCGGCCTTGGACGGTTCGTGCGGGATGCGGATGTGGTGCATGTTCACTCCAACTGGACGTTTCCGGTGTGGTGGGGGTGCTGGTGCGCAAGGCGAGCCGGAAAGAAGCTGGTGATGTCGCCGAGAGGGTGTCTCGATTCGGTGCGTCTGCGTCATTCGGCCTGGAAAAAACGGTTGGCGGGGATACTGGACCAGTTTTTTTTGCGGCGGGCGGATGTGGTGCATGTCACCTGTGGGGCCGAGGCGGCGGGGGTGGAGCGGTATCTGGGAGGCGGGCCGAGGATTGTGGTGATTTCGAACGGGGTGGAGGTGGATGCGTTTGAGGGTGAGAAGAGACGGGAAGATGTGGACAGAAGGTGTCCGGAGTGCGGTGGAAAGCGGGTGGCGTTGTTCCTGTCGCGGCTGCACCCGCTCAAGGGGTTGGACCTGCTGGTTGCCGCCTGGAAGGAAGCGGCGGAGGCGTTCGACGATTGGCATCTGCTGATAGCGGGACCGGACGAGAACGGCTATCAGGGGACTATTGAGCGGATGGTACAACGCGCGGGAATCGCGTCGAGGGTGACTTTCTGCGGGCCGCTTTACGGGGACGAGAGGGCGGCGGTGATGCGGGCGGTTGATCTGTTTGTGCTGCCGACGCGCCATGAGAATTTTGGCATGGTGGTGCCCGAGGCGCTGGCGAGCGGGGTGCCGGTGATCTGCACGAAGGGGGCGCCGTGGGGGGAGTTGGTGACGGCGCGTTGCGGGTGGTGGGTGGAGGTTGGGGTTGAGCCGCTGGCGGAGGCGCTGCGGGAGGCGATGGCGCTGGGTGATGAGGAGCGGCGGGAGATGGGGCGGCAGGGCCGCCGGCTGGTGCAGGCGAGGTATACG
- a CDS encoding glycosyltransferase family 4 protein, giving the protein MSGLRIAFCWTGLTGYMPSCWRALAKLPDVEQRIYIETRRASTAQHAFREDGLDGLRVRVRERDDCAGVGAWLDELVEFRPDLVEVTGWVGRLQRAVVRSPRLSSTPKILGLDLSYRGTWRQRLAPYVLRSYLRRFCAVCVPGERAAAYARHLGFAEAQIERGLYGFDYDGFAEAAQARPVLPWPARFVFVGRYCEDKGVDVLLKAYRCYRLRVPRPWPLTCCGMGPLADAVCREEGVTDAGFLQPEQMPGFLAGQGVFILPSRYEPWGVALGEACASGLPVIASRACGGTAELVRAYENGLLCEAGSSESLVDAMLWMHGRADELPVLSARSQALARPYAAQAWARSWYALAVKRRLGA; this is encoded by the coding sequence CCAGTTGCTGGCGGGCGTTGGCTAAGTTACCGGATGTTGAACAGAGGATCTATATCGAGACGCGCCGGGCTAGCACTGCTCAGCACGCTTTTCGGGAGGACGGGCTGGACGGGCTGCGAGTCCGGGTACGGGAACGCGACGACTGTGCGGGGGTAGGGGCTTGGCTGGACGAGCTTGTGGAGTTCCGGCCTGACTTGGTTGAGGTCACCGGATGGGTCGGGCGTCTGCAGCGGGCTGTTGTGCGCTCACCGCGACTGTCAAGTACGCCCAAGATTTTGGGGTTAGATCTGTCCTATCGCGGGACGTGGCGACAGCGTCTTGCGCCGTACGTGCTTCGCAGCTATCTTCGACGGTTCTGCGCGGTCTGTGTGCCGGGTGAACGGGCTGCCGCCTATGCGCGGCATTTGGGCTTTGCCGAAGCACAGATCGAGCGCGGCCTTTACGGATTTGACTACGACGGCTTTGCAGAGGCGGCTCAGGCGCGGCCTGTCCTTCCCTGGCCCGCGCGTTTTGTCTTTGTGGGGCGCTACTGCGAAGACAAGGGCGTTGACGTTCTTCTCAAGGCTTACCGGTGCTACCGGCTGCGCGTGCCACGCCCTTGGCCGCTGACGTGCTGCGGGATGGGGCCGCTAGCAGATGCTGTGTGCAGGGAGGAGGGTGTGACCGACGCCGGCTTTCTCCAGCCTGAGCAGATGCCAGGCTTTCTGGCTGGACAGGGCGTCTTCATTCTGCCGAGCCGCTACGAGCCTTGGGGTGTTGCGCTTGGCGAGGCCTGCGCGTCCGGCCTGCCGGTGATCGCCTCGCGGGCGTGCGGGGGTACAGCCGAATTGGTGCGAGCATACGAAAACGGCCTGCTTTGTGAGGCAGGGTCAAGCGAGAGTTTGGTAGACGCGATGCTCTGGATGCATGGCCGCGCCGACGAGCTGCCCGTCCTGAGCGCTCGCTCGCAAGCGCTGGCTCGACCTTATGCCGCCCAGGCTTGGGCGCGGAGTTGGTACGCGTTGGCAGTGAAGCGGAGGCTCGGCGCATGA